The following are from one region of the Corynebacterium hindlerae genome:
- the fkpA gene encoding FKBP-type peptidyl-prolyl cis-trans isomerase FkpA — MEKPVIAPQTGPAPEDLVIEDLIVGDGPEAQAGGMVEVHYVGVDFETGEQFDSSWDRGQTIEFPLAGLIAGWQEGIPGMKVGGRRQLTIPPEAAYGPAGGGHPLSGRTLVFVIDLVGTH; from the coding sequence ATGGAAAAGCCAGTAATCGCCCCACAGACCGGCCCAGCGCCAGAGGACCTGGTCATTGAAGACCTCATCGTCGGCGACGGCCCAGAAGCACAAGCCGGTGGCATGGTGGAAGTTCACTACGTTGGCGTGGACTTTGAAACCGGCGAGCAGTTCGACTCTTCCTGGGACCGTGGCCAGACCATTGAATTCCCACTCGCCGGCCTTATTGCCGGTTGGCAGGAAGGCATCCCAGGCATGAAGGTTGGCGGCCGCCGCCAGCTGACCATCCCACCAGAGGCAGCCTACGGCCCAGCAGGTGGCGGACACCCACTGTCCGGCCGCACCCTGGTGTTCGTGATCGACCTGGTCGGCACGCACTAA
- a CDS encoding citrate synthase, translating into MASDNKEKAVLHYPGGEFEMDIARASEGNDGIVLGKMLAETGLVTFDPGYVSTGSTESKITYIDGEQGILRYRGYAIEDLAAKATFNEVSYLLIHGELPTQEQLSKFNDEVRHHTLLDEDFKAQFSVFPRDAHPMAVLASSLNILSTYYQDTLDPLNEDHLHKATIRLMAKVPMLAAYAHRARHGEPYMYPDNSLNARENFLRMMFGFPTEPYEVDPLHVKALDQLLILHADHEQNCSTSTVRMVASAQANMFVSVAAGINALSGPLHGGANQAVLEMLDEIKANGGDATDFMTRVKNKEKGVKLMGFGHRVYRNYDPRAAIIKKTAHELLEKEGKDELLELAMNLEQIALADDYFISRKLYPNVDFYTGLIYRAMGFPTDFFTVLFAMGRLPGWIAQYIEQVSQPGGKIYRPRQIYTGETLREFVPRDQRG; encoded by the coding sequence GTGGCTTCTGACAACAAAGAGAAGGCTGTACTCCACTACCCAGGTGGCGAGTTCGAAATGGACATTGCTCGCGCTTCCGAGGGTAACGACGGCATCGTCCTCGGCAAGATGCTTGCTGAGACCGGCCTGGTCACCTTCGACCCAGGCTACGTGAGCACCGGCTCCACCGAGTCCAAGATTACTTACATCGACGGCGAACAGGGCATCCTCCGCTACCGTGGCTACGCCATTGAAGACCTGGCAGCGAAGGCCACCTTCAACGAGGTTTCCTACCTGCTGATCCACGGCGAGCTGCCAACCCAGGAGCAGCTGTCCAAGTTTAACGACGAAGTCCGTCACCACACCCTTCTCGATGAAGACTTCAAGGCACAGTTCAGCGTGTTCCCACGCGACGCGCACCCAATGGCCGTGCTCGCATCTTCCCTGAACATTCTGTCCACCTACTACCAGGACACCCTCGACCCACTTAACGAGGATCACCTCCACAAGGCAACCATCCGCCTCATGGCAAAGGTGCCGATGCTGGCTGCATACGCACACCGCGCACGTCACGGTGAGCCATACATGTACCCAGACAACTCCCTCAACGCTCGCGAGAACTTCCTCCGCATGATGTTCGGCTTCCCAACCGAGCCATACGAGGTAGACCCACTGCACGTTAAGGCCCTGGACCAGCTGCTCATTCTGCACGCTGACCACGAGCAGAACTGCTCCACCTCCACCGTCCGCATGGTTGCCTCCGCACAGGCAAACATGTTCGTCTCCGTTGCAGCCGGCATCAATGCACTGTCCGGCCCACTGCACGGTGGCGCAAACCAGGCTGTTCTGGAAATGCTGGACGAGATCAAGGCCAACGGCGGCGACGCAACCGACTTCATGACCCGCGTGAAGAACAAGGAAAAGGGCGTCAAGCTCATGGGCTTCGGCCACCGCGTCTACCGCAACTACGACCCACGTGCTGCGATCATCAAGAAGACCGCTCACGAGCTGCTGGAGAAGGAAGGCAAGGACGAGCTGCTTGAGCTTGCCATGAACCTGGAGCAGATCGCGCTGGCAGATGACTACTTCATCTCCCGTAAGCTCTACCCGAACGTTGACTTCTACACCGGCCTGATCTACCGTGCCATGGGCTTCCCAACCGACTTCTTCACTGTGCTCTTCGCCATGGGTCGTCTCCCAGGCTGGATCGCACAGTACATCGAGCAGGTTTCCCAGCCAGGTGGCAAGATCTACCGTCCACGTCAGATCTACACCGGCGAGACCCTCCGCGAGTTCGTGCCACGCGACCAGCGCGGCTAA
- the serC gene encoding phosphoserine transaminase: protein MTDQFPTLPAELLPADGRFGCGPSKVRSEQIDAIVQGASGIIGTSHRQAAVKDVVGSLREGLSELFSLPEGYEIILSLGGATAFWDAATFGLIEKKSGHLSFGEFSSKFAKASKQAPWLEAPVVVEAEPGDAPAPQAIDGVDLIGWAHNETSTGAMVPVERPAGTDALIAIDATSGAGGLPVDMRNTDVYYFSPQKCFASDGGLWFAAMSPKAIERIEKINASDRFIPAFLNLQTAVDNSRKNQTYNTPAVGTLLMMDSQVKWMNANGGLDGMVQRTTASSDILYKWAEAREGATPFVTDPAKRSLVVGTIDFDDAIDAAKIAKVLRANGIVDIEPYRKLGRNQLRIGMFPAIDSQDVEKLTKAIDWAIDGGHANA from the coding sequence ATGACCGATCAATTCCCTACCCTGCCCGCAGAACTTCTCCCAGCTGATGGCCGTTTCGGCTGTGGCCCTTCCAAGGTCCGCTCTGAGCAGATCGACGCCATTGTCCAGGGCGCTTCCGGAATCATCGGCACCTCCCACCGCCAGGCAGCCGTTAAGGACGTTGTCGGTTCCCTGCGTGAGGGACTGAGCGAGCTCTTCTCTCTGCCGGAGGGCTACGAGATCATCTTGTCCCTCGGTGGCGCTACCGCGTTTTGGGATGCTGCAACCTTTGGCCTGATCGAAAAGAAGTCCGGCCACCTGTCCTTCGGCGAGTTCTCCTCCAAGTTCGCCAAGGCTTCCAAGCAGGCCCCGTGGCTCGAAGCTCCGGTCGTCGTTGAGGCTGAGCCGGGCGACGCTCCTGCACCACAGGCAATCGACGGCGTTGACCTCATCGGCTGGGCACACAATGAGACCTCCACCGGCGCGATGGTTCCTGTCGAGCGTCCAGCTGGCACCGACGCCCTCATCGCTATCGATGCCACCTCCGGCGCAGGTGGCCTCCCAGTGGACATGCGGAACACTGACGTCTACTACTTCTCGCCACAGAAGTGCTTCGCCTCCGACGGTGGCTTGTGGTTCGCGGCGATGAGCCCGAAGGCCATTGAGCGCATCGAGAAGATCAATGCTTCTGACCGCTTCATCCCAGCGTTCCTGAACCTGCAGACTGCGGTGGACAATTCACGTAAGAACCAGACGTACAACACCCCGGCCGTCGGCACGCTGCTGATGATGGATAGCCAGGTAAAGTGGATGAACGCCAATGGTGGCCTGGACGGCATGGTGCAGCGCACCACTGCTTCTTCGGACATCCTGTACAAGTGGGCTGAGGCCCGCGAGGGCGCTACCCCGTTCGTCACGGACCCTGCGAAGCGTTCCCTGGTCGTGGGCACGATTGACTTCGATGACGCTATCGACGCCGCGAAAATCGCTAAGGTGCTGCGCGCTAACGGCATCGTGGACATCGAGCCGTACCGCAAGCTCGGTCGCAACCAGCTGCGCATCGGCATGTTCCCGGCGATTGACTCCCAGGATGTGGAGAAGCTGACGAAGGCCATCGATTGGGCTATCGACGGCGGCCACGCTAACGCATAA
- the sepH gene encoding septation protein SepH, translating into MRELKFVAEESTASSLVFRADDEDFFVEVTDELRQLIDASPTETPAPADTTEPEPEQTPEPEPVAEKPAPREVDPRLSAPLKMRPREIQDRVRAGATIAQLAEENEVAEARIEPFAHPVLIERARVADMAKRSHPVREDGPAKLTLWEVLATAFAARGNDLSTSTWDAYKDPSGQWVVRVSWQTGMSDNTAEWSYHSHGMSNATAVARNAIAAELTDPDFGQPAVRNLSPVERDEQPAEEPVETTEEEFLQHPESAPQPQKRRRKAVTPHWEDVLLGVRTNTKRPRG; encoded by the coding sequence GTGCGCGAGCTGAAATTTGTAGCCGAAGAATCCACAGCGTCGTCGCTGGTTTTCCGCGCAGACGACGAGGACTTCTTCGTTGAGGTCACCGACGAGTTGCGCCAGCTTATCGACGCCTCCCCCACCGAAACACCCGCCCCAGCGGACACCACGGAACCCGAGCCCGAGCAGACCCCTGAGCCGGAGCCTGTGGCGGAAAAACCGGCACCCCGCGAGGTCGATCCGCGCCTCTCCGCGCCACTAAAAATGCGGCCACGCGAGATTCAGGATCGGGTTCGCGCTGGCGCTACGATCGCGCAGCTCGCGGAGGAAAACGAAGTAGCGGAGGCCCGTATTGAGCCGTTTGCACACCCAGTGCTGATCGAGCGCGCTCGGGTAGCGGATATGGCGAAGCGTTCCCACCCGGTACGGGAAGACGGCCCGGCTAAGCTCACGCTGTGGGAAGTGCTAGCTACCGCCTTCGCTGCCCGTGGCAACGACCTGTCGACCTCAACCTGGGATGCATACAAGGATCCTTCCGGCCAATGGGTGGTGCGGGTGTCCTGGCAGACAGGAATGTCCGATAACACCGCGGAATGGTCCTATCACAGCCACGGCATGAGCAACGCTACTGCGGTTGCCCGGAACGCCATCGCCGCGGAGCTCACTGATCCAGACTTTGGTCAGCCCGCTGTGCGTAACCTGTCGCCGGTGGAACGCGATGAACAACCGGCCGAGGAACCGGTGGAGACTACCGAGGAAGAATTCCTCCAGCATCCGGAGAGCGCTCCACAACCACAGAAGCGTCGTCGTAAAGCGGTGACGCCCCACTGGGAGGATGTCCTCCTTGGTGTGCGCACTAACACGAAGCGACCACGAGGGTAG
- a CDS encoding DUF6928 family protein: protein MQPHDAVVTLWFVNVSDPAAVLNAGPKADRGFGRKYLALMNPSWPISVFGEFPLNRSVSASKGEFYIAGYPGVTVVQTFLEEMTVLSELPTKLLNSIEARDVYAFAENGDTGFGGIAHWQGGELRRSFCARRDRVYEDVGLPEPFEAPLWAGQATGINLPFEPIDLVREADTHWLGIDISADGPDLSVVGYAVDGRKEPRLSTPRPPRSVSDMVESASTKLGLNPATRAYDDYEEAPDDARLDRAGQAWADAKALAKSARRSLRAFGETVKDKLRHTDRG from the coding sequence ATGCAGCCGCATGACGCCGTCGTGACATTGTGGTTTGTCAATGTTAGCGATCCCGCAGCGGTTCTTAACGCAGGTCCGAAGGCTGACCGCGGGTTTGGGCGGAAATACCTGGCCTTGATGAATCCCTCCTGGCCTATCTCCGTGTTCGGCGAGTTCCCACTGAATCGTTCGGTCAGCGCGTCGAAGGGCGAGTTTTATATCGCGGGTTACCCTGGTGTGACGGTGGTGCAGACGTTCCTCGAGGAGATGACTGTGCTGTCAGAGCTGCCCACGAAGCTGCTGAACTCCATCGAAGCCCGCGACGTGTACGCCTTCGCAGAAAACGGCGACACCGGTTTCGGTGGGATTGCGCACTGGCAGGGTGGCGAACTGCGACGCAGCTTCTGTGCGCGCCGCGACCGGGTCTATGAGGACGTCGGCCTGCCGGAGCCCTTCGAAGCGCCGCTGTGGGCCGGGCAAGCTACTGGCATCAACCTGCCGTTTGAGCCGATTGACCTGGTCCGCGAGGCAGACACGCACTGGCTCGGCATCGACATTTCCGCCGACGGCCCTGACCTCTCGGTGGTCGGATACGCCGTCGACGGCCGCAAAGAGCCGCGCTTATCGACGCCCCGTCCCCCACGTTCAGTCAGCGACATGGTAGAATCCGCCTCCACCAAGCTCGGTCTGAACCCAGCCACCCGCGCCTACGACGACTACGAAGAGGCCCCCGACGATGCCCGCCTCGACCGTGCCGGTCAAGCCTGGGCTGACGCGAAGGCCCTGGCAAAGTCTGCGAGACGATCCCTGCGAGCATTCGGTGAAACAGTGAAAGACAAACTGCGCCACACCGATCGGGGTTAG
- a CDS encoding NCS2 family permease: MTAPAVSQRSALDKYFSISERGSTVGNEVRAGVVTFFAMAYIIILNPLIIGTIEDHTGHALGVPQVAAATALAAGVMTILFGLVARYPFGIATGLGINTLVAVTMVAGEGLTWPEAMGLVVIDGIIIVLLAVSGFRVAVFNAIPDALKAAMGVGIGLFIAMIGLVDSGFVRRIPDAAGTTVPVGLGINGSIASWPTFVFVAGLIICGIMVARHVRGGLFLGIVITTVIAMVVEGIFGAGPSFVDGKPVPTGWSLAVPEIPHSLGGLPDLSIIGAVDLVGAFTRVGVLSACLLIFTLVLANFFDAMGTMTALGKQAGLTDEHGNLPDMKQALIVEGAGAIVGGGMSASSNTVYVDSAAGIADGARTGLANVITGVLFLLAMFLTPLYSVVPIEAAAPVLVIVGALMMGQIKEIDFTDFTIALPAFLTIVVMPFTYSIANGIGVGFIAYVFMALASGKGKQVHWLLWLIAILFMVFFAIDPVMNALA, encoded by the coding sequence ATGACTGCACCCGCAGTATCGCAACGCAGTGCGTTGGATAAATATTTTTCTATCAGTGAACGCGGTTCCACAGTAGGGAACGAGGTTCGCGCTGGCGTCGTGACTTTCTTCGCGATGGCCTACATTATCATTCTTAACCCGCTGATTATCGGCACCATCGAAGACCACACTGGCCACGCGCTGGGCGTCCCACAGGTCGCGGCTGCGACCGCGCTGGCCGCTGGCGTCATGACCATCCTCTTCGGCCTAGTCGCACGCTACCCGTTCGGTATCGCCACCGGCCTGGGCATTAACACCCTCGTGGCTGTGACCATGGTCGCGGGCGAAGGTTTGACCTGGCCCGAAGCCATGGGCCTGGTGGTCATCGACGGCATCATCATCGTCCTGTTGGCCGTCTCTGGCTTCCGCGTAGCTGTATTCAACGCGATCCCTGACGCGCTAAAGGCTGCGATGGGTGTGGGTATCGGCCTGTTCATCGCCATGATCGGCCTGGTGGACTCCGGTTTTGTGCGTCGCATCCCGGACGCAGCAGGCACCACCGTGCCAGTGGGCCTTGGTATTAACGGCTCCATCGCTTCCTGGCCGACCTTCGTTTTCGTCGCAGGTCTCATCATCTGTGGCATCATGGTGGCCCGGCACGTGCGTGGCGGACTGTTCCTGGGCATCGTGATTACCACGGTGATCGCCATGGTGGTGGAAGGCATTTTCGGTGCGGGGCCGTCCTTCGTCGATGGCAAGCCAGTCCCAACCGGCTGGTCTTTGGCTGTCCCAGAAATTCCGCATTCCCTCGGCGGGTTGCCAGACCTGTCCATCATCGGTGCTGTTGACCTGGTTGGCGCCTTCACCCGCGTCGGCGTGCTTTCCGCCTGCCTGTTGATCTTCACCTTGGTGCTGGCCAACTTCTTCGACGCCATGGGCACCATGACGGCCCTTGGTAAGCAGGCGGGACTCACTGATGAACACGGTAACCTGCCAGACATGAAGCAGGCCTTGATCGTGGAGGGCGCTGGCGCGATCGTTGGTGGTGGCATGTCTGCGTCCTCCAACACGGTTTACGTTGACTCTGCAGCCGGTATCGCTGACGGCGCCCGCACTGGCCTGGCCAACGTGATCACCGGTGTGCTGTTCCTGCTGGCCATGTTCCTCACCCCGCTGTACTCTGTGGTTCCCATCGAAGCCGCGGCCCCGGTACTGGTGATCGTCGGTGCCCTGATGATGGGGCAAATCAAAGAAATCGACTTCACCGATTTCACCATCGCGCTCCCGGCGTTCCTGACCATCGTGGTCATGCCGTTCACCTACTCCATCGCTAACGGCATCGGCGTCGGTTTCATCGCCTACGTCTTCATGGCTTTGGCCTCCGGCAAGGGCAAGCAGGTGCACTGGCTGCTCTGGCTGATCGCCATCCTGTTCATGGTGTTCTTCGCTATCGACCCAGTGATGAACGCCCTGGCGTAA